In a single window of the Veillonella sp. genome:
- a CDS encoding biotin/lipoyl-containing protein has product MKKFNITVNGTAYDVEVNEVKGAAPAAAPKAAPAAAPKAAPAPAPAPAAAAAPVPAGAETVKAPMPGKILSVAVSAGQAVKKGETLLILEAMKMQNEIAAPHDAVVSEVRVAANQTVSTGDDMVVLG; this is encoded by the coding sequence ATGAAAAAATTCAACATTACAGTAAACGGCACAGCATATGATGTAGAAGTTAATGAAGTAAAAGGTGCAGCTCCTGCAGCAGCTCCTAAAGCAGCTCCAGCAGCAGCTCCTAAAGCAGCTCCTGCACCAGCTCCAGCTCCAGCTGCAGCAGCAGCTCCAGTTCCAGCAGGTGCTGAAACTGTAAAAGCTCCAATGCCTGGTAAAATCTTATCTGTAGCAGTATCCGCTGGTCAAGCAGTTAAAAAAGGCGAAACTTTGTTGATCCTTGAAGCTATGAAAATGCAAAACGAAATCGCAGCTCCTCATGATGCTGTAGTTTCTGAAGTTCGCGTAGCAGCTAACCAAACTGTATCCACTGGCGACGACATGGTTGTTCTTGGTTAA
- a CDS encoding sodium ion-translocating decarboxylase subunit beta: MEAFAVAIQSVITDSGFLAFTTGNAIMILVGLILLYLAFAKEFEPLLLGPIAFGCVLANIPRNGFEEGVMALISAGISQEIFPPLIFLGVGAMTDFGPLIANPKTLLLGAAAQIGVFVALGGAMMLGFTAQEAAAIGIIGGADGPTSIYLATKLAPHLLGAIAVAAYSYMSLVPLIQPPVMKLFTTQKEREIVMEQLRDVTRFEKIVFPIISTIFISLLLPSITSLLGMLMLGNLFRESGVTDRLSDTSQNALINTVTIFLATGTGLTMSAEHFLSVQTLLIICLGLVAFIGGTAGGVLFGKLMSLVDGGKTNPLIGSAGVSAVPMAARVSQVVGAKANPANFLLMHAMGPNVAGVIGTAVAAGTMLAMLSSH, encoded by the coding sequence ATGGAGGCTTTTGCTGTTGCGATTCAATCCGTTATTACAGATAGCGGGTTCCTCGCATTTACAACAGGCAATGCTATTATGATTCTTGTAGGTTTGATCCTATTGTACTTGGCATTTGCTAAAGAGTTTGAACCTTTATTGTTGGGTCCGATTGCGTTTGGTTGTGTACTTGCTAATATTCCTCGTAATGGTTTCGAAGAAGGCGTTATGGCACTTATTAGCGCAGGTATCTCCCAAGAAATCTTCCCACCTTTAATTTTCCTTGGTGTAGGTGCAATGACTGACTTTGGTCCACTCATTGCTAATCCTAAAACATTGCTTTTAGGTGCTGCTGCTCAAATCGGCGTATTCGTTGCTTTAGGTGGCGCAATGATGCTTGGCTTCACAGCTCAAGAAGCAGCTGCTATCGGTATCATCGGTGGTGCTGACGGCCCTACATCCATTTACTTAGCTACTAAGCTAGCTCCTCATTTATTAGGTGCTATCGCGGTTGCCGCATATTCCTATATGTCCTTGGTACCGTTGATTCAACCACCTGTAATGAAATTATTCACTACGCAAAAAGAACGCGAAATTGTTATGGAACAATTGCGTGACGTTACACGTTTTGAAAAAATCGTATTCCCAATTATTTCTACGATCTTCATTTCCTTATTGCTTCCTTCCATTACATCCCTTTTAGGTATGTTGATGTTAGGTAACTTGTTCCGTGAATCTGGAGTAACTGATCGTTTGTCCGATACATCTCAAAATGCTTTGATCAATACTGTTACTATCTTCTTAGCAACTGGTACTGGTTTAACAATGAGTGCGGAACACTTCTTAAGCGTGCAAACACTCCTTATCATTTGCTTAGGTTTGGTTGCATTCATCGGTGGTACTGCTGGTGGCGTATTATTCGGTAAATTGATGAGCTTAGTAGATGGTGGTAAAACAAATCCACTTATTGGTTCTGCTGGTGTATCCGCGGTTCCAATGGCGGCTCGCGTATCTCAAGTTGTAGGTGCGAAAGCTAACCCAGCTAACTTCTTGCTCATGCATGCTATGGGTCCAAACGTAGCTGGCGTTATCGGTACAGCAGTAGCAGCAGGTACAATGCTTGCTATGTTGTCCAGCCACTAG
- a CDS encoding OadG family protein produces the protein MEGQAVTTNPWLIMAINMTVVFVVLILLGILMSIVHLIDPTKKKKDVPPSAPVAAPAATPVAAPNASAQNEGEVVAAIVGAIVAMGYSSEQIASIRPTATSAKWRLEGRLSGRG, from the coding sequence ATGGAAGGACAAGCAGTTACTACCAATCCTTGGTTAATCATGGCCATTAATATGACAGTTGTATTTGTTGTGTTGATTCTTTTAGGTATTTTGATGTCAATCGTTCATTTGATTGACCCTACTAAGAAGAAAAAAGACGTACCACCAAGTGCACCTGTTGCGGCTCCCGCAGCTACACCGGTGGCTGCACCAAATGCATCTGCTCAAAATGAAGGTGAAGTAGTAGCAGCTATCGTAGGTGCCATTGTGGCGATGGGGTATTCATCTGAACAAATTGCATCTATTCGACCTACAGCAACCAGTGCTAAATGGCGCTTGGAAGGTCGTTTAAGCGGTAGAGGTTAA